The following coding sequences are from one Treponema parvum window:
- a CDS encoding HAD-IIA family hydrolase — protein sequence MDGRKELLKKCRYFILDMDGTFYLGNEIIDGSLEFIEKLKKTGREFLFFTNNSSKSPEVYIKKLAGMNCHITRDQIMTSGDVTIRYLKTYFPQKTIYLVGTEPLVQSFKEAGLRLISDMPDIVVIGFDTTLTYEKLERACTYIRNGADFFATHCDINCPTEHGFIPDVGAFNAAITLSTGGRQPRYFGKPCEETIEMILAHTNGRRHDLAFVGDRLYTDVATGVKNGVPGLLVLTGEATMEDVAKSDVKPDAIFKDLKEIASLLD from the coding sequence ATGGACGGTCGCAAAGAACTTCTGAAAAAATGCAGATATTTTATTCTTGACATGGACGGAACTTTTTATTTGGGAAATGAAATTATCGACGGCTCTCTTGAATTTATTGAAAAATTAAAAAAAACCGGGCGGGAATTTCTGTTTTTCACAAATAATTCGTCGAAATCGCCTGAAGTTTACATTAAAAAATTGGCGGGTATGAACTGCCACATTACTCGCGATCAGATAATGACTTCAGGAGACGTTACTATCCGTTATTTAAAAACATATTTTCCGCAAAAAACTATTTACCTCGTAGGAACGGAACCCTTAGTGCAAAGTTTTAAAGAAGCAGGACTCCGTTTAATTTCGGATATGCCGGATATAGTAGTCATCGGTTTTGACACGACTCTGACTTATGAAAAGCTTGAAAGAGCCTGTACTTATATAAGAAACGGCGCCGATTTTTTTGCGACTCACTGTGATATAAATTGTCCTACGGAGCACGGATTTATTCCCGACGTCGGCGCTTTTAATGCGGCAATTACGCTTTCTACGGGCGGAAGGCAGCCTAGATATTTCGGTAAACCCTGCGAAGAAACCATAGAAATGATTCTTGCCCATACGAACGGGCGCCGTCACGATCTTGCCTTTGTCGGCGACAGACTGTATACGGATGTGGCGACGGGAGTGAAAAACGGAGTGCCCGGGCTGCTTGTCCTTACGGGAGAAGCTACTATGGAAGATGTCGCCAAGTCGGACGTCAAACCCGACGCGATATTCAAAGATCTTAAAGAGATAGCCTCGCTTCTCGATTGA